The following coding sequences lie in one Sulfuricurvum sp. genomic window:
- a CDS encoding 4-(cytidine 5'-diphospho)-2-C-methyl-D-erythritol kinase codes for MIRYRAYAKVNIFLKITGIRGNYHTLSSRFMQVKTLFDTLWFEPKSTPEFEIRGNFNCEVHSNTIYKAYKYLQTATRSDKLSTFFENHAVCVEKNIPSFAGLGGGSSDAATFLRMCNEELDLGLSVEELAEIGSNVGADVPFFIYGYESANVSGIGEIVERFNEPLIDFEVTTPELQISTPAVYRYYREHLFAPISSDEAARLEATSSREILASVNSKEANDLYNAALGCYPELAEKEGWFFSGSGSSFFRIKE; via the coding sequence ATGATCCGATACCGCGCCTACGCCAAAGTCAATATTTTTCTCAAAATCACCGGAATACGGGGAAATTATCACACCCTCAGTTCCCGATTTATGCAAGTCAAAACCCTTTTTGACACGTTGTGGTTTGAGCCTAAATCGACTCCCGAGTTTGAGATTCGGGGCAATTTCAATTGTGAAGTCCATTCCAATACGATCTATAAAGCCTATAAATACCTTCAGACCGCTACCCGATCCGATAAGCTCTCCACTTTTTTCGAGAATCATGCCGTATGCGTCGAAAAAAACATCCCCTCTTTTGCCGGTCTGGGCGGAGGGAGTTCCGATGCGGCTACCTTTTTACGGATGTGCAATGAAGAGCTGGACTTAGGATTAAGTGTCGAAGAACTCGCAGAAATCGGTTCCAACGTCGGTGCCGATGTCCCTTTTTTCATTTATGGCTATGAGAGTGCCAATGTCAGCGGAATCGGTGAAATCGTCGAACGTTTTAATGAACCGTTGATCGATTTTGAAGTCACAACACCCGAACTTCAAATCAGTACCCCTGCGGTGTACCGATATTACCGTGAGCATCTGTTCGCACCTATCAGCAGTGATGAGGCGGCACGACTGGAAGCGACATCCTCACGTGAGATATTAGCCTCCGTTAACTCGAAAGAAGCGAATGATCTCTATAATGCGGCGTTAGGATGCTATCCGGAACTGGCCGAAAAAGAGGGATGGTTTTTCTCCGGCAGCGGAAGCAGTTTTTTTAGAATCAAGGAATAG
- a CDS encoding zinc ribbon domain-containing protein: MNKHLEQLIELSMVDKDIDAFEPQIEEANLQYDALSATKNGIIAEIDTLKQEIKDEQLKKHKNELHLAELSAKLEENSRKSGEVKTEREMKSLQLEEEIAKEQVSFANEEIERLEKLIAHKQSKIDELEVKAAEIEATLTTVKADVDVKLARIDEARKEVFGRKEALVSTMNQKGLSFYQKIRRWAKNTTAVPVRNQACMGCYMAISDKVYSDVIKGEEITMCPHCGRILYLEPSSDAIGA; the protein is encoded by the coding sequence ATGAACAAACACCTTGAACAATTGATCGAGCTCTCAATGGTCGATAAAGATATCGATGCATTTGAACCGCAAATCGAAGAAGCCAATCTTCAATATGACGCGTTGAGCGCTACAAAAAACGGTATTATCGCTGAGATCGATACCCTTAAACAAGAGATAAAAGACGAGCAGCTCAAAAAACACAAAAACGAGCTTCACTTGGCCGAACTCTCTGCAAAACTTGAAGAGAACAGCCGTAAAAGCGGTGAAGTGAAAACCGAGCGTGAAATGAAATCGCTTCAGCTCGAAGAAGAGATTGCAAAAGAGCAAGTCAGTTTTGCCAACGAAGAGATTGAACGTTTGGAAAAACTGATCGCTCACAAACAAAGCAAAATCGACGAACTTGAAGTTAAAGCAGCCGAAATCGAAGCGACCCTTACAACGGTAAAAGCGGATGTAGACGTAAAATTGGCGCGTATCGACGAAGCACGTAAAGAGGTTTTCGGCCGTAAAGAAGCATTGGTAAGCACGATGAATCAAAAAGGGTTGTCGTTTTACCAAAAAATTCGCCGCTGGGCAAAAAACACAACGGCTGTACCAGTACGCAATCAAGCGTGTATGGGATGCTACATGGCGATCAGCGATAAAGTCTATTCAGACGTTATCAAAGGTGAAGAGATTACAATGTGTCCGCATTGCGGACGTATTTTATACCTAGAACCGTCTTCTGACGCTATCGGTGCGTAA
- the truB gene encoding tRNA pseudouridine(55) synthase TruB: MNRLFVAYKPTGLSSNQLLGQLKRKYKVKKAGYSGTLDPFAKGVLIIAFGNHGRLFRFLNKTPKRYRATLWLGAYSPTLDIEKIETINETEKVSEAQIQEIFQSLTGELTYLPPKYSAKRIEGRRAYEFAREGKEVDLREITSTIYDLSLIHYCHPFITFEATVSEGSYIRSLGEIIANRLGYDGALTALERLNEGQFVYENEVPLDVKTSLGITKNRYNGTIQTILLGQPLKREDFDLQENGTYWIDNGDTISILEISDEGVRYILNKVEAC, translated from the coding sequence TTGAACCGCCTCTTCGTCGCCTATAAGCCTACAGGGCTAAGCTCCAATCAGCTCCTCGGACAACTCAAGCGCAAATACAAAGTAAAAAAAGCAGGCTATTCGGGGACTCTCGATCCGTTTGCCAAGGGGGTCTTGATCATCGCCTTCGGCAATCACGGACGGCTGTTTCGGTTTTTAAACAAAACCCCAAAGCGTTACCGCGCGACCCTCTGGCTGGGTGCCTATTCGCCAACACTGGATATCGAGAAAATCGAGACAATCAATGAAACCGAAAAAGTCAGTGAAGCACAAATTCAAGAGATCTTCCAATCCTTGACCGGAGAGCTTACCTACCTGCCTCCCAAATACAGTGCCAAGAGGATCGAAGGGCGTAGAGCGTATGAATTTGCACGTGAGGGAAAAGAGGTAGATTTACGGGAAATCACTTCTACTATCTATGATCTTTCCCTCATTCACTACTGCCATCCGTTTATCACTTTTGAGGCTACCGTATCAGAGGGGAGCTATATTCGCTCACTTGGAGAAATTATCGCAAACCGACTGGGATACGATGGAGCGCTCACAGCACTCGAGCGCCTCAACGAAGGGCAATTCGTGTATGAAAACGAAGTTCCTCTCGATGTAAAAACCTCTCTTGGAATTACTAAAAACCGCTATAATGGCACAATACAAACGATTTTATTAGGACAGCCTCTAAAACGCGAAGATTTCGATCTCCAAGAAAACGGGACCTACTGGATCGACAACGGCGATACGATCTCAATCCTAGAAATAAGCGATGAGGGTGTCCGTTATATACTTAATAAGGTTGAAGCATGCTGA
- the trmD gene encoding tRNA (guanosine(37)-N1)-methyltransferase TrmD — protein sequence MHFTYVTIFSNLIEGYFQDSILKRGIESGKFSVSYLNPRDFSASRHHKVDDTAAGGGAGMVMTPQPLFDALQTLDEEAHIIFVAPVGKQFTQNDAKRLARKSHVVFVSGRYEGIDERVVERFGDEVFSIGDYVLTGGELPSLVMTDAIVRNIEGVLGNSESLEYESFESPLLEAPSFGKPPVYENMSVPSEYLKGNHSKIRALKSSLSECKTKYFRPEQLQKHKIRTSYEK from the coding sequence ATGCATTTTACGTATGTCACTATTTTTTCCAATCTCATCGAGGGATATTTTCAGGATTCTATCCTTAAGCGGGGAATTGAATCGGGGAAATTTTCGGTTTCGTATCTCAATCCCAGAGATTTTAGCGCTTCACGTCATCATAAAGTCGATGATACGGCTGCAGGCGGCGGGGCCGGTATGGTAATGACTCCCCAACCTTTGTTTGATGCACTTCAAACATTGGATGAAGAGGCCCATATCATTTTTGTCGCTCCGGTAGGAAAACAATTTACCCAAAATGATGCCAAACGTCTCGCCAGAAAGTCCCATGTGGTTTTCGTCAGTGGACGGTATGAGGGGATCGATGAACGGGTTGTTGAACGCTTTGGGGACGAAGTGTTCAGTATAGGCGACTATGTCCTGACCGGAGGAGAACTCCCCTCTTTGGTCATGACCGATGCGATCGTCCGAAATATCGAAGGTGTTTTGGGAAACAGTGAGTCTTTGGAGTACGAGAGTTTCGAATCGCCACTTCTCGAAGCCCCTTCATTCGGAAAACCCCCTGTTTATGAGAATATGAGTGTTCCATCAGAATACTTAAAGGGAAATCACAGTAAAATTCGTGCACTAAAATCGTCTCTGTCTGAATGCAAAACAAAATACTTCAGACCGGAGCAGCTTCAAAAGCATAAAATAAGGACATCTTATGAAAAATAA
- the rplS gene encoding 50S ribosomal protein L19 codes for MKNKYIASFEQAQIASKNVPEFRAGDTLRLAVTIKEGDKSRVQNYEGICISIRGEGTGKTITVRKIGANGVGIERVFPIYSDSLEKIEVLRRGRVRRAKLFYLRDLAGKAARIKEIRRK; via the coding sequence ATGAAAAATAAGTACATTGCAAGTTTCGAGCAAGCACAAATCGCTAGCAAAAACGTTCCTGAGTTCCGCGCGGGTGACACTCTTCGTTTGGCAGTAACCATTAAAGAAGGTGACAAATCACGCGTTCAAAATTATGAAGGTATCTGTATCTCTATTCGTGGAGAAGGTACTGGTAAAACTATTACTGTACGTAAAATCGGTGCTAACGGTGTTGGTATCGAACGTGTATTCCCTATCTACAGCGACAGCCTTGAAAAAATCGAAGTACTTCGCCGTGGTCGTGTACGTCGTGCGAAATTGTTCTATCTTCGTGACCTTGCCGGTAAAGCAGCACGTATTAAAGAAATTCGCCGCAAATAA
- a CDS encoding KH domain-containing protein → MVADFVAGFAKLIASYPEEIRVESHDGDEVTEIVLYANQADVGKLIGKEGKMIGAIKTVISGCKAKDGKSYRINVEPLS, encoded by the coding sequence ATGGTCGCGGACTTCGTCGCAGGTTTTGCTAAGTTAATAGCGTCTTATCCCGAAGAGATTCGGGTAGAGTCGCATGATGGCGACGAAGTGACCGAAATCGTTTTGTACGCCAATCAGGCGGATGTGGGCAAGCTTATCGGGAAAGAGGGCAAAATGATCGGTGCGATTAAAACCGTCATTTCCGGATGCAAAGCCAAAGACGGAAAAAGTTACCGTATCAATGTCGAACCGCTTTCGTAA
- the ffh gene encoding signal recognition particle protein, with amino-acid sequence MFDTLTESFTSAIRKIRFHDDEKALTKALGELKKALLKADVNHKVVKELIDSVEIQTKQSGIGKDQFLDALRKSLYALLDVKGKSGFVYAPVSPTVILMTGLQGSGKTTTTGKLANWLKTRQKKRVLVVAADLQRLAAVEQLRQVCAGIDVELYADDATKNPVEVVKAALEHAKKVLVDVVLIDTAGRLAIDDELMGELAEVKAVANPHEIFYVADSLSGQDAVRTAGTFNEKIGIDGVILTKYDGDSKGGVALGIASQIQVPLRFIGAGEKMEDLEIFLPDRIVNRLMGLGDIEGLAERTASVIDEKKAKALTKKIKKGEFNFNDFLEQMESLKKMGSMKSIMGMIPGMGGMASALKDFDLENSGELKRIKALVSSMTMKEREDPELLNNSRKARLAKGCGLDIIQVNQILKQFKNASKMAKRFSGKSGMKDLQSMMGQMQGTRIPR; translated from the coding sequence GTGTTTGATACGCTAACCGAATCGTTTACATCCGCAATACGCAAAATCCGTTTTCACGACGACGAAAAGGCGTTAACCAAGGCATTAGGCGAGCTTAAAAAAGCCCTCTTGAAAGCTGATGTAAATCACAAAGTCGTAAAAGAACTTATTGATTCGGTCGAGATTCAAACCAAACAAAGCGGTATCGGAAAAGATCAATTCCTGGATGCGCTTCGTAAATCTTTATATGCTCTTTTGGATGTAAAAGGGAAATCGGGTTTTGTTTATGCTCCGGTATCTCCGACTGTTATTTTGATGACGGGATTGCAAGGTTCGGGTAAAACGACGACGACCGGAAAACTGGCAAACTGGCTTAAAACACGTCAGAAAAAACGGGTTTTGGTCGTTGCGGCAGACTTACAGCGTCTTGCAGCGGTTGAGCAGCTTCGCCAGGTGTGTGCGGGAATCGACGTTGAACTCTACGCCGATGATGCAACTAAAAACCCGGTTGAAGTTGTCAAAGCAGCACTCGAACATGCTAAAAAAGTTTTGGTCGATGTGGTATTGATCGATACTGCCGGACGTTTGGCGATTGATGATGAGCTCATGGGAGAATTGGCGGAAGTCAAAGCGGTAGCCAACCCGCATGAGATTTTCTATGTTGCCGATTCTCTATCAGGTCAAGATGCTGTCCGTACGGCAGGTACCTTTAACGAAAAAATCGGGATTGACGGAGTTATCCTTACCAAATACGACGGTGATTCCAAAGGGGGCGTAGCTCTCGGGATCGCTTCTCAAATCCAAGTACCTCTTCGCTTTATCGGGGCAGGGGAAAAAATGGAAGATCTTGAAATCTTCCTTCCTGATCGTATTGTGAACCGTCTTATGGGGTTGGGTGATATCGAGGGATTGGCAGAGAGAACGGCATCCGTAATCGATGAGAAAAAAGCAAAGGCTCTTACTAAAAAGATCAAAAAAGGTGAGTTTAACTTTAATGACTTTTTAGAACAAATGGAGAGCCTCAAAAAAATGGGGAGCATGAAATCCATAATGGGAATGATCCCCGGAATGGGCGGCATGGCTTCTGCTTTGAAAGATTTTGATTTGGAAAACTCGGGTGAACTCAAACGGATCAAAGCGTTGGTCTCCTCGATGACGATGAAAGAACGCGAAGATCCGGAACTTCTCAATAACAGCCGAAAAGCCCGTTTGGCAAAAGGGTGCGGACTCGATATCATTCAGGTCAACCAAATTCTAAAGCAATTTAAAAATGCTTCGAAAATGGCAAAACGGTTCTCCGGTAAATCGGGGATGAAAGACCTTCAAAGCATGATGGGTCAAATGCAAGGTACGCGTATCCCGCGTTAA
- a CDS encoding Nif3-like dinuclear metal center hexameric protein produces MTVQEIYTYLDELSPFALQEGWDNSGLLVGDFTQEITQVVLSIDIDADLIETIPENALLITHHPIIFGGLKQLQFNQYPAKIVAPMIRKNISNIAMHTNFDQTHLNDYVATQVLGYPIIAKEGFVAYLGVDEPYDTFAQKIKIALGLPHTRGVKCHDHIKTCALVTGSGASLMRNIEAECFLTGDIKYHDAMEASALGMSMIDIGHYESERYFGEVLGGHLEKLGLSVIISPSKNPFSYL; encoded by the coding sequence ATGACGGTTCAGGAAATCTATACTTATCTCGACGAACTTTCCCCTTTTGCATTGCAAGAGGGTTGGGATAACTCAGGGTTGCTGGTGGGGGATTTTACGCAAGAGATTACACAGGTGGTTTTGAGCATCGACATCGATGCGGATCTCATCGAAACCATCCCGGAAAATGCCCTTTTGATTACCCACCATCCGATTATTTTCGGCGGCCTTAAACAGCTTCAATTCAATCAATACCCCGCCAAAATCGTTGCCCCGATGATCCGTAAAAATATCTCCAATATTGCGATGCATACCAATTTCGACCAAACTCATCTCAACGATTACGTCGCAACACAGGTGTTGGGATACCCCATCATCGCCAAAGAGGGATTTGTCGCCTATTTGGGGGTTGATGAACCCTATGATACCTTTGCCCAAAAGATAAAAATTGCATTAGGGCTGCCTCACACTCGCGGGGTTAAATGTCATGACCATATTAAAACCTGTGCTTTGGTAACGGGTTCGGGAGCGTCATTGATGCGTAATATCGAAGCGGAGTGTTTTCTCACCGGAGATATCAAATATCACGATGCAATGGAAGCATCCGCATTGGGAATGTCGATGATTGATATCGGACACTATGAAAGTGAACGCTATTTTGGCGAGGTTTTAGGGGGGCATTTGGAAAAATTAGGATTGAGTGTTATAATTTCGCCATCAAAAAACCCCTTCAGCTATCTTTAG
- the rimM gene encoding ribosome maturation factor RimM (Essential for efficient processing of 16S rRNA) gives MSNRFRNSPPQDLLHVATLGRVVGLKGDMRLNLSTDFPEQFSANTTFLLENGKEVTLTSYNPDRELVHLKGIDTPEAAKALTNAKLFTTFEATRERCNLKEGEFFWFDLLGCRVVEDESVLGKVQEIERIGPLDYLLVATDPSFVSKGLPNTFLIPYIDRFVLNADAAAKVITVEGGLDLLEAS, from the coding sequence ATGTCGAACCGCTTTCGTAATTCACCTCCGCAAGATCTCTTGCATGTCGCTACTTTAGGCCGAGTTGTCGGTTTAAAGGGTGATATGAGGCTTAATCTCTCTACCGATTTTCCAGAACAATTTAGTGCTAATACCACCTTTCTTTTGGAAAACGGTAAAGAAGTGACTCTCACTTCCTATAATCCTGATCGTGAACTGGTTCATTTAAAAGGGATTGATACCCCGGAAGCGGCTAAAGCTCTCACCAATGCAAAACTTTTTACTACTTTCGAAGCAACTCGCGAGCGTTGTAACCTTAAAGAAGGTGAATTTTTTTGGTTTGATCTTCTCGGTTGTAGGGTTGTTGAGGATGAGAGTGTTCTGGGCAAAGTACAAGAGATTGAGCGTATCGGTCCATTGGATTATCTTTTGGTGGCAACCGATCCGTCGTTTGTTAGCAAAGGACTTCCAAATACGTTTTTAATCCCTTACATCGATCGCTTTGTCTTAAATGCGGACGCAGCGGCCAAGGTGATTACCGTAGAGGGCGGATTGGATCTGTTAGAGGCGTCGTAA
- the waaA gene encoding lipid IV(A) 3-deoxy-D-manno-octulosonic acid transferase yields MRNVVFDLFYTFTAALLCAAAFPLLILFSFKKKYRESIPARFFGIKNPPFRDHDLWFHVCSLGEAKAIAPILEKLGDKKIAISVITHTGYEAASKYAAQVRYLPYELWLWFWIERPKTVVILEAEFWYLLFRLARIRGGRVIALNARISDRSFPKYYRMRWFYRILLRQCDHIFCQSTEDMARFIALGATNVEVVGNIKLAQKIAASKTYPKPEGLLIVAASTHEGEEEGIIQGFIEYRKYNPSAKLLVVPRHPERFAKVGELIERSAPALSLSRWSESQSMDSDIILIDAMGELNNLYAISDIAILGGAFAPIGGHNPLEPAHFGCKIITGEQIFLQRELFKYVSHVQFVGLDRITEALMDAQEIPPSQVNGTVDLQRVLDYLTEK; encoded by the coding sequence GTGCGTAACGTAGTTTTCGACCTTTTTTATACCTTCACAGCGGCATTGCTCTGTGCCGCTGCGTTCCCCTTGCTCATCCTTTTTTCATTCAAGAAAAAATATCGTGAATCGATTCCCGCACGATTTTTCGGGATTAAGAATCCCCCTTTTCGCGACCATGATCTTTGGTTTCATGTCTGCTCACTCGGAGAAGCGAAAGCAATCGCACCGATTTTGGAGAAACTGGGAGATAAAAAAATCGCTATCAGCGTCATCACCCATACCGGGTATGAAGCAGCATCAAAGTATGCGGCTCAAGTACGCTATTTGCCGTATGAACTATGGCTGTGGTTTTGGATTGAGCGTCCAAAAACGGTAGTGATATTGGAAGCGGAATTTTGGTATCTTCTTTTCCGTCTCGCGCGTATTCGGGGCGGCAGGGTGATTGCTCTTAATGCCCGAATCAGCGATCGAAGCTTTCCGAAATACTATCGGATGCGATGGTTTTATCGGATCCTTCTCAGACAATGCGATCATATCTTCTGTCAAAGTACAGAAGACATGGCTCGCTTCATTGCGTTGGGAGCGACAAATGTCGAAGTGGTCGGGAATATCAAATTAGCTCAGAAGATTGCTGCAAGTAAAACTTATCCAAAACCCGAGGGATTGTTGATCGTAGCGGCAAGTACGCATGAGGGAGAAGAAGAGGGGATAATTCAAGGGTTTATTGAGTATCGTAAATATAACCCCTCAGCTAAACTCCTTGTCGTTCCTCGCCATCCGGAACGATTTGCCAAAGTGGGCGAATTGATTGAACGGAGTGCTCCGGCATTGAGCCTCTCACGTTGGAGCGAGTCGCAATCGATGGATAGTGATATTATCCTCATTGATGCGATGGGGGAACTGAACAACCTCTACGCGATCAGCGATATAGCGATATTGGGCGGTGCATTTGCACCTATCGGCGGGCATAATCCGCTGGAACCGGCTCATTTCGGGTGCAAAATTATCACGGGAGAGCAGATATTTTTACAGCGTGAGTTGTTCAAATACGTCTCGCATGTCCAATTTGTGGGATTAGATCGTATTACCGAGGCTCTAATGGATGCCCAGGAAATACCCCCATCGCAGGTCAACGGAACGGTTGATTTGCAAAGAGTATTAGATTATTTAACGGAGAAATAA
- a CDS encoding CorA family divalent cation transporter — MIDIHELHLKDLQNPLHPSAFEEYNDYRILILRLPEQLGKKAKIHSYGFILSEENVYYYDKTKEDFTQFSDGINALYLFLDKKVNVLMDDIETVQEKIAAIESSLYKKLTSAFMDHWHDLKKELSRSERVIRKTVDVLKLFIAKSNAAEAFPVNEFNDLFEHLERTLRSNVAANDQLDNLYRYYSLRSTDRMNRSIYLLTIISVIFLPLNLVVGFFGMNTGGLPFQHAMGTMDAFISMIVFATLLTVGVLWKIKKE; from the coding sequence ATGATAGACATCCATGAGCTGCATCTCAAAGATCTCCAAAATCCTCTGCATCCCTCTGCATTTGAAGAATATAACGACTATCGTATCTTAATACTGCGGCTCCCTGAGCAACTGGGGAAAAAGGCAAAAATACACTCCTACGGCTTTATCCTCTCCGAGGAAAACGTATATTATTACGACAAGACAAAAGAAGATTTTACACAGTTTTCAGACGGCATCAATGCGTTATACCTCTTTTTAGACAAAAAGGTCAATGTCTTAATGGATGACATTGAAACCGTTCAAGAAAAGATTGCCGCAATTGAATCAAGCTTATATAAAAAACTCACTTCCGCCTTTATGGATCATTGGCACGATCTCAAAAAAGAGCTTTCTCGTTCCGAGCGGGTGATCCGTAAAACAGTCGATGTCTTGAAATTATTCATTGCAAAATCGAATGCTGCGGAAGCGTTCCCTGTCAATGAGTTTAACGACCTTTTTGAGCATTTAGAACGGACGCTGCGTTCCAATGTAGCTGCCAATGATCAGCTCGACAACCTCTATCGATATTACAGTCTCCGCTCCACCGATCGGATGAACCGAAGTATCTATCTTCTAACCATCATATCCGTTATCTTTCTTCCCCTCAATCTTGTTGTCGGATTTTTTGGAATGAATACGGGTGGATTGCCGTTTCAACATGCGATGGGGACAATGGATGCATTTATATCCATGATCGTATTTGCAACGTTGCTAACGGTTGGTGTCTTATGGAAAATTAAAAAAGAGTGA
- the rpsP gene encoding 30S ribosomal protein S16 has product MATVIRLTRMGRKKQPFYRIAVTDSRKRRDGGWIELIGYYNPMTDPITTKVDEERLNYWLSVGAQMSDRVKKITGK; this is encoded by the coding sequence ATGGCAACAGTCATCCGTTTAACCCGTATGGGTCGTAAAAAACAACCTTTCTACCGTATCGCGGTAACCGATAGTCGCAAACGCCGCGACGGCGGTTGGATCGAATTGATCGGATACTACAATCCGATGACAGACCCTATCACTACCAAAGTAGATGAAGAGCGTCTAAACTACTGGTTGAGCGTTGGTGCTCAAATGTCAGACCGCGTTAAAAAAATTACCGGTAAATAA
- the smpB gene encoding SsrA-binding protein SmpB yields the protein MGENIATNKKAFFDYYIEEKFEAGLVLKGSEVKALRAGRVNLKDGFIKIVRGEAFVFGVHIGVLDTTHHFYSHEERGSRKLLLHKKQIDKMFKAVEKEGFTLVPLSIYFNDKNLAKMQVAIVKGKKLYDKRDDLKEKSIKRDMERALKGE from the coding sequence ATGGGCGAAAACATAGCCACCAATAAAAAAGCTTTTTTTGACTACTACATCGAAGAAAAATTCGAAGCGGGACTCGTTCTCAAAGGGAGCGAAGTCAAAGCCCTCCGTGCCGGACGGGTTAACCTCAAAGACGGCTTTATCAAAATCGTACGGGGTGAAGCGTTTGTCTTCGGTGTTCATATCGGCGTACTTGATACCACCCACCATTTCTATTCCCATGAAGAGCGGGGAAGCCGCAAACTGCTGTTGCATAAAAAACAGATCGACAAAATGTTTAAAGCGGTCGAAAAAGAGGGATTCACCCTCGTCCCGCTCAGTATCTACTTCAATGACAAAAACCTCGCCAAAATGCAGGTTGCAATCGTTAAAGGTAAAAAGCTTTACGACAAACGCGATGACCTCAAAGAAAAAAGCATCAAACGGGATATGGAACGGGCCCTCAAAGGGGAATAG
- the csrA gene encoding carbon storage regulator CsrA codes for MLILSRRPEESIIIADTITVKVVSIEKGVVKLGIDAPHNIRVLRSELVRAVEDANKEASSGHDESLLQQLVQKLKL; via the coding sequence ATGCTGATTCTCTCCCGCAGACCCGAAGAATCGATCATTATCGCCGATACAATCACCGTCAAAGTGGTCTCAATCGAAAAAGGGGTTGTAAAACTGGGAATCGATGCACCGCATAACATCCGAGTGCTACGAAGCGAGTTAGTCCGCGCCGTCGAAGACGCGAACAAAGAGGCCTCTTCGGGACACGACGAATCGCTTCTGCAACAGCTGGTTCAAAAACTCAAATTATGA
- a CDS encoding RluA family pseudouridine synthase, translated as MEKPKAYKLLAEQEGISNSEAKSLIDRGLVYVGNNKVMIARGEISPKTVFIVQKVEKVRPIFENDDLIVVDKPAFVNSDEIERQFKGSQLLHRLDRETSGVLMLVKNEEFRQKAISEFKKDNVYKEYVAWVEGMVSEPFVIDQPLITEKKGNKAYTKVAKNGKPAITEVTPLEISGKKTKVQLIIHHGRTHQIRAHMKYAQHPIIGDESYGGRQSKRVMLHAKKVTLLGRTFEAPEPKVFSHFGS; from the coding sequence ATGGAAAAACCAAAAGCGTATAAGCTCTTAGCGGAGCAAGAAGGAATATCCAACTCTGAGGCCAAATCACTGATCGATCGCGGTTTGGTTTATGTCGGAAACAACAAAGTGATGATCGCACGCGGTGAGATCAGCCCAAAAACGGTATTTATCGTCCAAAAAGTGGAAAAGGTACGTCCGATTTTTGAGAACGACGATTTGATCGTCGTCGATAAACCGGCATTCGTCAACTCCGATGAGATTGAGCGGCAGTTCAAAGGTTCGCAGCTCCTTCACCGTCTCGATCGTGAGACAAGCGGTGTTTTGATGCTGGTCAAAAACGAAGAATTCCGTCAAAAAGCGATTAGCGAGTTTAAAAAAGACAATGTCTACAAAGAGTATGTTGCATGGGTAGAAGGGATGGTGAGTGAGCCGTTCGTGATCGATCAGCCTCTTATTACCGAGAAAAAAGGGAACAAAGCCTATACCAAAGTTGCTAAAAACGGAAAGCCTGCGATTACCGAAGTAACCCCTTTGGAAATTTCAGGGAAAAAAACCAAAGTACAGCTAATCATCCATCACGGACGAACCCATCAAATCCGTGCCCATATGAAATACGCTCAGCATCCGATTATTGGAGATGAGAGTTACGGCGGACGACAGTCGAAACGGGTCATGCTTCATGCGAAAAAAGTGACGTTATTAGGACGAACGTTTGAAGCTCCAGAACCGAAGGTCTTTAGCCATTTCGGAAGTTAG